The stretch of DNA AGCCGGAGGACCTCGCCCGGGGCATGGGCCAGGTGCTCGTGCAGGTACCAGCCGAGGTTGGCCAGGACCTTGTCCCGGGTGGCCTCGGAAGCGCGCAGATAGTAGCTGCGGGACTTCGCCAGCGCGATGATGTCCTCTGTGGTCAGCGCATCCTCCCACCGGGTCAGGTGGCTCTCGAGGCCGGTGAATTCCGGGCCCACGGACGGCTTGAAGTGGGGTTTGTGGACGTCGCCGGCGTGCATGATCCGGGAGAGCCGGTGCACCCAGGGGACCGAGGTGTCCAGCTGGTTCCAGATCAGCCCCAGGACGCCGTGCGGCCGCAGGATGCGGGCGATCTCGGTGCTGGCCAGGAGCGGATCACACCAGTGCCAGGCCTGGGCCACCGTGACAAGATCGAAGGCTTCGGGCTCAAGCCCGGTGTTCTCTGCGCTGCCCTCGACGGCGGTGACGCCCGGCAGCGTCCGGTGCAGCTGCGCCAGCATGTCCGGGGAAGGATCCACTGCCACGGTGTGCAGGCCGCGCCCGACCAACAGTGCCGTGAACTTTCCGGTTCCCGCGCCCACGTCCGCGGCGTCCTTCGCACCGGCGGGGATCAGCCAGCCGGCCGATTCTTCCGGATACCCGGGACGGACCCGCTCATAGTGCTCTCCGCCATCCTGGAAGCTCTGCCCGAGCTGTTGGCGTCGCTCATGGTGGAGTTTGGGGCCGCCGCGTGCCACGTGCGATCTCCTTCGGCAGGTCCGGTGCGGGTACCTTTCGAATTTACCGCACGCGGCAGCGGGCAGCGGCCCTGGGCCCGGTCCGGTCAGGCCTGGTCCAGCGAGCAGGGCGCCGCGCCCGCGGTGCCCGGCGTGTTCGGCGCCCAGTGCGGGTAGCTGCGGGTGTCGTTGGCAGGGACCCAGCGGCCGGCATCCACCACGTAGTCCCAGCCGAGACCGGCCCGCCGGAGCTCCTGGATGCCGGCCAGCAGCCGTTGGGCGTCTTCCAGCCGCGAACCGAGGCCGAAGCTGGCCCGCAGCGAGCCCGAGGGCAGGCCGAGCCGGCGGATCAGCGGGTGGGCGCAGAAGCGGCCGTCACGCAGTCCGATTCCGTGTTCCGCCGAGAGGTAGGCGGCCACGAGGCCCGCGTCGTAGCCTGCCACGGAGAAATTGACGACGCCGATGGTCCCGGCGCCCGGTTCCGTGTCGGCGAAGATCTGGTGCACGGTCACGCCGTCGATGCGCTGGAGCCCCTCGACGAGGAAAGAGCGGATGGCATTTTCATGGGCGTGCCATTGCTCCTCGTCCAGGGCCGCGATCACCTGGCTGGCGCGCGCCAGCGTGGCGGCGCCGAGGACGTTGGGGGAGCCGGCCTCGTGCCGGGCGGGCCCGGTGGTCCAGCTGACAGTGTCGAGCCTGGCGTCGCTGACGGCGCCGCCGCCGGCCAGGTGCGGGGTCCCGGCGTCGAGCCAGTCCGGCCGTCCCACCAGGACGCCGGCACCGAACGGCGCGTAGAGCTTGTGCCCCGAGAAGGCGAGGTAGTCGACGTCGTCCGCGGCGATGTCGATGCGCCGGTGCGGGGCGAGCTGGGCCGCATCGACGACGATCCGGGCCCCGTACTCGTGGGCCAGGGCGGCCAGGGCGCGGATGGGCAGGATCTCCCCGGTGACGTTGGAGGCTCCGGTGACGGCGAGCAGGCTGATCCCGCCGAGCGCCAGCTGCCCGCGCAGCCGCTCCACGGTGGCCGTGAGGGTGGGGGCGGCGACGACGCTGCGGTGCGGCACATTCTGCCACGGCAGC from Arthrobacter sp. PAMC25564 encodes:
- a CDS encoding class I SAM-dependent methyltransferase, whose product is MARGGPKLHHERRQQLGQSFQDGGEHYERVRPGYPEESAGWLIPAGAKDAADVGAGTGKFTALLVGRGLHTVAVDPSPDMLAQLHRTLPGVTAVEGSAENTGLEPEAFDLVTVAQAWHWCDPLLASTEIARILRPHGVLGLIWNQLDTSVPWVHRLSRIMHAGDVHKPHFKPSVGPEFTGLESHLTRWEDALTTEDIIALAKSRSYYLRASEATRDKVLANLGWYLHEHLAHAPGEVLRLPYLTQTWRAFRA
- a CDS encoding aminotransferase class V-fold PLP-dependent enzyme, encoding MTGAEIQAPLIQGGHVRYANLDYGASAPALSVVSAYLNEILPFYASVHRGAGYASQISTSVYENARTIVRGFVGGRDDDSVIFTRNTTDSLNLLAGCLPVSDGKHTGEVLYLDIEHHANLLPWQNVPHRSVVAAPTLTATVERLRGQLALGGISLLAVTGASNVTGEILPIRALAALAHEYGARIVVDAAQLAPHRRIDIAADDVDYLAFSGHKLYAPFGAGVLVGRPDWLDAGTPHLAGGGAVSDARLDTVSWTTGPARHEAGSPNVLGAATLARASQVIAALDEEQWHAHENAIRSFLVEGLQRIDGVTVHQIFADTEPGAGTIGVVNFSVAGYDAGLVAAYLSAEHGIGLRDGRFCAHPLIRRLGLPSGSLRASFGLGSRLEDAQRLLAGIQELRRAGLGWDYVVDAGRWVPANDTRSYPHWAPNTPGTAGAAPCSLDQA